The sequence below is a genomic window from Uranotaenia lowii strain MFRU-FL chromosome 2, ASM2978415v1, whole genome shotgun sequence.
CTAGTTATGATAACCTGATAATGGAATCTAATCTTTCACTGGAATGTTATCGCGGAACGGCGGCACGAgatcattaaatatttatttggaattgaaaagcgaaaaggATGTAAATAAATGtgtgaaataagaataaaaaatgtaaatgtccATGATAAGTCCGGAGACGAACGGATAAAAACGTAACTTCTCCCCAAAGCATCACATCATTGTAAACTCGTTAGTTGATCCAGAAAGAGCTTCACCAAAGTCAAATTCGAAATGAAGACCATTTTCCTGATCTCTAGTGTTCTGATTGTCGCTTATGTGGTGTGTTCCAATGGAAGAGTTGTGGAGTCGGACTTGGTTGAAAGTGCGAAAAAGTCTCAAGATTCAGGTGAAACATAGCAAAAACTCTGACAgataaaaaatccagaattttgGATTCAATTCGAAATCCAAAATCATAGTTTAGGataatgattcaaaatcaggatctagatttaaaattagattcaGAATACGGaacagattcagaaatcagatctAGATTCACAATTTAAAGTGTGCATTAAAAATCGAATTAAGAACTTTGATTCTATGTCATTAGTGATAAGACTGTACGAGTGTTtataacaaatgtttttttttttcaacttccagTGGACCTCGAGCCGGTGGCATGGAATCAGCCCCAGACGCATTCCCGGCAGAAGCGAGCTGTTTGCGATCTGCTGAGTGGAGTTGGACTGATCCATACGGTGTGTGCTACCACTTGCATCCTAAGAGGGTTCGTTGGAGGATTCTGTACCAGCCGGGGTATCTGCATCTGTCGAAACACGCCCGAGGCCTAATGGAATGGTGGATTGATCCTCATTAATCAAAGGTTATTTGATTAATCGTTGGACCATTAATAATACCGAAGATAGAACGATAGTCCTGATCAGGCTGCACTCAATACGATATTTGTCTCGAGTTTAGACAGATACGAATGATTTAAATTATTCTAGATATAACACGGAACCGAAATTATACTTCTCTCTACTTTTTTGGTTTAtgaaaataacaagttttattGTAGGTTATAATCtttgttatcaaacaaatggacaATAATATGGTTCAGaataaataaagtgaaaattttctaaggaaatatgtgttatttttgttccaAGACCACTTTCTGATAATTGAAGGTTTAATGTCCAATCTTTATTGATATCagaaagaaaacaagaaaatgtaGTTCTCAGGGACGAATCATCccaaaggatgaaaatcccagtaaaaataatgttattcaaaatcattgtgattccagtttttttgtcattacaTTTAGTGCTAAACAAAAACCGATCTTTTGCTTGCAAATGTCAACGTTTTATGTCAAGATTTAGATAATGAATAACACAGTAAGTTGTTTTGTATTTAGTTGTTTTTGGACAAATAAGGGACCATTCATTGGATAATTTTAGCTACgaagaaaataatcaaaaaaattttgctctaaaaaaaatctcgatttaCGAAATCGCTTGAACTTCCTACtggcataaggttgccagatagcccggttttatccgggtttgcccggatatttaatactaaatttaagaacagtccggcccggcccggttgcccggatttcattgaaaaatgcccggattttttcac
It includes:
- the LOC129744277 gene encoding defensin Lucifensin-like; this translates as MKTIFLISSVLIVAYVVCSNGRVVESDLVESAKKSQDSVDLEPVAWNQPQTHSRQKRAVCDLLSGVGLIHTVCATTCILRGFVGGFCTSRGICICRNTPEA